GCGCCGGCGTGCGCGGGGGCCTGGGCGTGATGATGCAGCCGGAGACCGGCTGGCCCCCCTTCGCGCGGCTGTACCACGAGCGCGCCCCGGTGGGCCTGGGCCTGAAGATGGCGGAGCTCGTCGCCTCCGGCGCCCTCGTGGGCACCGAGGCGGGCCTGGCCATCCTCGCGGGGTACTTCACGCACCTGAGCCTGGACCGGCGCCTCCACCCGCTGGTGGACCAATTGGTGCTGCGCCACCGCCGCAAGGGCGAGCGGGCCTGGGACGCACGGCGTCAGGTGGAGTGGGCCCAGACGCTCTTCTTCCTGCGCCAGCAGGACGGCACGGATGGCGTGGGCACCGCCCGCATCCGCGAGAAGTTCCAGGTGGTGAAGACCTCCGGCATCCCCCTGCGCGGCATCGGCCGGGGCATCTATGAGTTGGTGCGCCTGGCGTCGCAGGACCGCGTGGGACAGGCCCCCACCAAGGCGGAGCTGGATGGCTGGGTGCGCGGGCTCTACGTCTCCGGGCTCTTCCTCTCCAGTCCGCTCGGCCGCATGCGGGCCCTCCCGGCGTACTCGCAGCTCTCCTTCCAGGAGCTGTACCGCAATGATCACTTTGACTTCGCCGTGGAGCTGGACGCCGCGCTGGAGGTGACGCGCGGGCTGATTCGCAGACTGCACGGCTACATGGCGCGCGGCACCTACACGCCGCGCACGCGGGCGCGCTTCCTGGAGGAGTTTCCAGAGGGAACGCTGGGCGCCACCGCCGCGTAGTGAACGGATCCACACGGCCCGCGTCCCGGTGCCGTGTCCGCGTGCAGGGCATCCAACCGATCGAGCAGGTTGCCCCCTGGGGCGTGGCGCTATCCGAAGCGGGGAGTGCCTCCTATCCTCGATAGGGAATGACGGTCTTGCTCCTCATGGCGGCGGGTGTGTTGGCGGGTGGGCTGGGGGCGCTCCTGGGCATCGGGGGCGGCATCGTCCTGGTGCCCGTCCTGGTGTTGGGATTCGGAATCCCGCTGGAGCAGGCCGTCCCCGCGAGCCTGATGTGCGTGGTGGCCAACTCCTGCGCCGCCGCCGCCAGCTACGTGGAGAACAAACTGAGTGACCTGCGGCTGGGGCTCACCCTGGAGCTGGCCACGGTGATGGGCGCCATCGTCGGGGGCCTGGTGGCGGCCTTCGTCGCGGAGGCGATGGTGGCCGTGGTGTTCGGCCTCTTCACGCTCTTCGTCGCGCTGCAGATGCTGCTCTTGCGCCGCCCCGTCCAGGAGCCTTCGACGGCGGCCAACTACGAGCCCGGCAACTACCCGCTGGGCATCTCCGGCTCCTTCGTGGCGGGCGGGCTGTCCGCGCTGCTGGGCGTGGGCGGCGGTCCACTGAAGGTGCCGCTGATGACCTACGGCATGCGCGTGCCCTTCAAGGTCGCCAGCGCCACCAGCAACCTGATGGTGGGCGTCACGGGCGCCGCCAGCGTCGCCGCGTACGCGTGGCGCGGCCAATTGAATCTCGGGCTCGTGGCGCCGTTGG
The sequence above is drawn from the Corallococcus sp. NCRR genome and encodes:
- a CDS encoding sulfite exporter TauE/SafE family protein, with protein sequence MTVLLLMAAGVLAGGLGALLGIGGGIVLVPVLVLGFGIPLEQAVPASLMCVVANSCAAAASYVENKLSDLRLGLTLELATVMGAIVGGLVAAFVAEAMVAVVFGLFTLFVALQMLLLRRPVQEPSTAANYEPGNYPLGISGSFVAGGLSALLGVGGGPLKVPLMTYGMRVPFKVASATSNLMVGVTGAASVAAYAWRGQLNLGLVAPLVVGVLAGASVGSKLMMRTPTAVLKKLFAAVLLIVAGQMLWKGGEGLWPSVWK